TCAAAACAACCCTGGACATTGGAAACTTCCTCTGTGCAGATGAGGTGTCAACTGTGGCAGTCAAGAACAACATCGGCTTGGCTTCGATGGTTCACTTCAAGGACTTCTATTATCGCCCGGCTCACCGCGCACCTGGATCCGGTTGGTTTAACACCTCCAGCGGCAACTGGCTGCGTGGCGCGATTGTCGGCCAAGGCGATATCGATATGCCGGAAGTCGTTCGCATCGTGAAGGAATCCGGTTACGACGGCTATATCTCGATCGAATTCGAAGGGATGGAAGATTGCCGTACGGGAGCTAAGTTTGGATTGGAATATCTCCGTAAAACCTGGAATGAGGTTTAAGTGATACGGACGATGGATGACACAAGGATGATATAAGGGGGATATTAGCATGTCGAAGCCTATCATGCCTAACAAAATTGGCGTTATTGTTGACAGCTTTCGCGTTGGAGTAAGAGATGGCCTTCTTAAAGCCCGAGAAGTCGGTGCAGACGGCGTACAGATCTATGCCGTTCATGGCGAAATGGATCCGGCCAACCTCTCTGCTTCGGCGCGAAAAGAATTGAAGGATTACATCGATTCACTGGGACTTGAAATCTCCGCCCTCGTGGGTGACCTTGGCGGACACGGCTTCCAGGACCCTGCTGAGAATGCGGCTAAAATCGAGAAATCCAAACGAATCATGGAGCTCGGCTTGGAGCTGGGAACCAATATCATCACCACGCATATCGGTATCGTGCCGCAAGATCATAACAGCCGCGTATATGAAACGATGCACAAAGCTTGCCTGGAGCTTAGCACATTCGCGAAGTCCATGGACGCATTCTTTGCCATCGAGACAGGTCCGGAGCCTTCGGCTCATTTGAAATCATTCCTTGACGGCCTGGGTTCCAACGGAGTATCGGTAAACTTTGACCCGGCCAATATGGTCATGGTTACCGGTGATGATCCTGTACAGGGCGTGTACAACCTGAAGGATTATATCGTTCATACACACGCGAAGGACGGAATCAAGCTGGCTGACTATATCGATCCTCGTGATGTATACGGCGATTTCGGATACGAGGCACCTGCCCTTGACCATGACAAAATTGCCGATATGGCGGAATCGGGTGAGAAGTTCCGTGAAGTGCCGCTTGGCGAAGGCGGCGTGAACTGGAATGCTTACCTGCAAGCTCTCAAGGATATTGGCTATACGGGGTATCTGACCATCGAACGTGAAGTGAAAGCCAATCCGGAAGCGGATATCAAGCTTGCCGTGGACTTCTTGAAGACGTTCAGAGCTTAACACGTACACGATTCATTCAGAGTTCTTGCTGCAGGATGTCAATGCTACTGCTTGAATAGGAAGCAGTGAACTCATTAACTAAACAAGGCCAATCAGGGAATAACCTGATTGGCCTTGTTTTATATTGTCCTACCTAGTAAATAAAATTAAGATACCACCTGTTTCCCTGATACCGTCTCCAAGGCGCCGTTCGCTCTTGCGGAACGAATCTCGGCTTCAATAATTTCCAGCGACCCGGCAGCGCTCTCAGGCGTACATACCGTTACCGGCTCTCCTTGCGCAACATGCTCAATGAAATACCGGAGCTCACGATAATAACCGGAATCATCGGACAGCTCAGCCGTAAAGCCTGGGGCGTCTTCAGGGTACACCTTCAGTTCGTTATTCTCGAACACCAGCGTTGCCTCTTCCAAATTCACACGGTAACCCATATAAAAACCGTGTTCGCCGTGCAGCGTCCAATCCGCATGCGCGTTAATCACTTTACCATCCGGGAAACTGTAGTGGGTGGATACGATATCGTACGAGCTTCCTTTAATCATCGTTTTGGCGAAAGTCGATACGCGCTCCGGTTTGCCCATAAGCCAATGAATCATATCCACGTCATGCACATGCATGTCCGTGATACAGCCACCGCTCTTGTCTCCTTCCAGGAACCAGCCTTGAGGCGGCTCCGATCCCCGGAAGAATTCGCCTGCAACGATGCTTCCATAACGACCGTCCTCTACGCATTCTTTTAAATATTCATAAGCTGGCCAGAAACGGAGGCATTGTCCGATCATGAGCGTTTTTCCTGTGCGCTCCGCTGTTTTTACCATGCGCCAGGCTTCCTCGGAGCTGCCTGCGACAGGTTTCTCACACATGACGTGAATCCCCCGCTCCAACAACATGCAGGACATGTCCGCATGCAAATAAGTCGGCAGGCATACATCCACAATATCCAGCTCTTCATGCTCCAGCATTTTGTCCACATGTTCATACAGATGATAAGGCTCCAGGTCGTATACATCACGCTCGGTTGCCATATTGCCGTTGGCTTTGCTGTCCTTAAGCTCATCGATGCGCAAATCGCAAATCGCCACCAGTTGGATGTCCGCGCCCTCTTCGGCTAGTCGAACATAATTGTCGAAATGCATGCGCCCCATAAAACCAAATCCCAATATTCCGATTTTCAGCATCCTTATTCCCTCCGTTATCCCTTGTTATGATTGGCCTTGATGCTGGCGGGCATCCGGCTTGCGCAAAGTTGGCGTGCGTCCAAGAATCGCATCCATTGCATTGGATGTATTAAATATGATCTGCTCCGAGTAGTGGGTATACGCCGGGATCATCTCTGCGGTAACATAGTTGTCATAGCCGATCAAGCGCAGCGCTTCAACAACGGCCGGATAATTAACGTCCCCTGCCAACAGGTCGACAAATCCGTGCAATCCGCCTGCCTGTCTGCGGTAATCTTTGAAATGGACTTTTTTGATCCGCTCACCCAAAATCCGAATCCAGTGCTCCGGATAACCGTTATGCACAACATTGCCTACGTCGAAATAGGAGCCGACATACTCGGAACCGATCTCGTCGATGAAGGTCCGCAATTCCAGCGGCGACAGCAGGAATTTATTCCATACATTCTCGATCGCGATGGCAACGCCGGCGCTTTCCGCGTAAGGAACCAGCTTACGAATGGATTCTTGAGCCCGCTCGTAGGCATATTCGTAATCGATGACTGCAGAACCAGGAACAAAATCGACACCGACCGCCCCCGGGATCACAAGGATGGCATCCACTCCGAAAGCGGACGCGAGCTCCAGCTGCTTCTTGCAAATATCCATGGCCTTCTCACGGACAGCCGGGTCATCACTGGTCATCGGATATTCCCAATACAAACCTGTCGCCAAACCCGCGATGTCCAGGTCGGCTTCTTTCAGCTGTTCCGTTATGGCCTGTACCTCTTTATCGCCAGCCTGAAGGCCGAGCTCTCCTGTTTGGTTTAATGACAATTCGATTCCTTCAAACCCGGCTTCCTTTGCCAATCGGATGCAGTCGGAGATGGAAGCATCTCCCGAGAACGACCAGATATTAATCCCTTTCTTCATCGTGAATCCCTCCTAGAATCAATAGGTTAATGTTGTAACACTCGTTTTCTGAAACACATCATTTGACTTTTTCCGTCAAGTTGTAAATAAACCATTTGGATGTAATAATACTTATATAATAAATAAATATTCCGCCAAATGATTTAGATAGAAAAGTGATTATTTGGACTATTCCGTTCTATTTATCATCTCTTAATAACATTTTGGAGTGAGTTTACGGTGAGCGAGATGGACCTCAATTTTCCGATAAAACGCGAAGCGCCTTTTCGCGAATGGTCACCCTGCATTCACTATGCGCAGTTTCAACGCATGGCGACGGGATCACTCCCGCAGCGCAGGTTATACGATTTTGAACTGCTCTATGTATACCAAGGGGAAGCCGCTACAACGATGTACGGGAACCGCTATCGCATCGAAGCCGGTCAACTGATCTTCCTGCCGTCCGGTGTTTACCACCAGAATGAGGTGGTCTCCCATCCTGACGCGCGATTTTTGGGGATTCATTTTGATTTCTTTGATGAGCTGGACATACAGACCGAAGCGGATATGATTGTGAATGAAGCCGTGCTGGATCCGAATAAATTCGCGCATGAAGCGGTGTCCTCCGCTTTTCCCCCGCTCTCTTCCCGTGTCATCTACACGCCCCCGCTGCCTTGCGTTCAGATGATGGAACGAATCGTGGAGGAGTTCACCCTGCGTCCCGCCGGCTATGAGCTTGCCTGCAAAGGGCTGATGCTGGATGTGCTGGTTCAACTGCTTCGGACGCATCCTTCCCAGGCCTTGACGGAGACGTCACCGCACGATGCCAAACTGATTGAACTGATGTCTCAAATCGAAAAAACTCCAGCCAAAGACTGGAGCAACAAAGTGATTGCGGAGCATTTAATGTTAAGCCCGGATCATACCGCCAAATTGTTTAAACGCTTTGCGGGGATGCCGCCAAGTGAATTCGTGCAATCCGTTCGCCACCGCGAAGCGCGCAGGCTACTCCGGGAATCCGATATCTCGATCGAGGCGGTTGGCGAAGGGGTCGGATACCCGGATATTCATTATTTTAGCCGAATCTTCCGCAGACTGGAGGGGATTACCGCTACCGATTACCGCAAACTCTCAAGAATTCTGTAAGGTGTGCAGGCCATGGTCAGCACCTGCATGCGTCCTAAGCCAGCGATCCATTCGATCGAGCGCTTCGCTCAATCGATCGGGCGAAGCGGCATACGAGCAGCGAATGAAGCCTTCGCCCCCGGCGCCAAACACATGACCGGGTACAACGGCCACCTTTGCCTCTCGAAGCAATCGCTCCGCAAACTGCTGGGAGCCCAGACCCGTTCCGCTTATGCTGGGGAATGCGTAGAAAGCACCCTGAGGATCGCGGCAGCTTAGGCCGATATCGTTCAGACCCTGCACAAACATTCTTCTGCGTTCATCATAAGCCTGCTTCATTACGTCCCGATCCCCGAGTCCATTTCTTAAACATTCGAGAGCCGCAATCTGCCCCATGATGGGCGCGCAGAGCGCGGTATACTGATGAATCTTGACCATGGCGCCCACCAGGCGGGAGTCGCCGCAGAGGTAACCGACCCGCCAGCCCGTCATGGCAAAGGCTTTGGAGAAGCCGCCGATGACGATGGTGCGCTCCCGCATCCGAGGCAGCGAAGCAATGCTGGTATGCGTGCAGCCGTAGGTAAGCTCGGCATACATCTCGTCTGATATCACCACCAAATTGTGCGTAACCGCAAGGCGCGCAATCGGCAGCCAATCCTCGTAGGTCATCACGGCGCCTGTCGGATTGCTTGGAAAGTTAACAACGATCGCTTTCGTCCGGGGGGTAATCAACTTCTGCAGTGCAGCCGCAGTCAATTTGAACTTATGCTCTGCGGAAAGCTCCAGCTCAACGACAGTTCCCCCGTTCAATTGCACAAGAGGAGCATAAGCGACATATCCCGGCACGGGAATAATAATTTCATCCCCCGGCGAAATGAGCGCCCGCAGCGTAAGATCAATCGCTTCGCTGCCGCCAACCGTGACCAGTATCTCCCTCGACGGTTCATATTGCAGCTGGAATCCGGTATCCAGATATTTCGCAATCTCTTCCCTTAGCTCCATCAGCCCTTCATTCGGCGTGTACATCGTGCGGCCATGGTCCAGAGCTCGTTTACAGGCCTCAATCGCACATGCAGGCGTCACAAAATCCGGTTCCCCTACACCGAGAGAAATGACGTCATCGTCCGCTTCGGCCGCATTAAAGAATTGCCGGATGCCGGAAGGCGGCAAAACTTGCACCGTTGATGTTAGAAAGCTGCTCGTTGGATTCATATGCTTCTACTCCTTGCCTTCGCTTTTTCGTTCCGATAATGAAGTTTCAATGATGGCATCCAAAAGTCCGCTGAACGAATAGCCCGCCGCTTCCGCGCTTCTTGGAAGTAAACTGTTCTTCGTTAAACCCGGGAGCGTGTTGACCTCCAAAATATACGGAATCTCTTCCTTCAGGATGATATCGATCCGGGCATACACACTGCACTTCAGCGCCTTATAGCATTGAAGCGCAGCCGTACGCACCCGCTCCTGAAGTTTGGCGGGAAGCTCAATCACTTGCTCATCCGCTTCGCCTTCTTCGTATTTGGATGTATAATCGAAAAATTCGGAGTTCGGCTTGATGGACACAATCGGGAGCATCTCACCGTTCAAAACCGGGCAAGTGATCTCTTCACCCTCGATCATTTGCTCGATCATCACGGAGCGGTCCCATCGCAATGCCTCTTCTACGGCGGAGGCAAGGGCAGCCGCATCACGCACGATCCGAGTACCAACACTGGACCCGCCTGCGTTCGGCTTCACTACGACAGGATAACCGAGTACCTTCACGTCAGCGGCGGCCAACTCCTCCATACTGCTGACCATGATCCAATCGGCTGTAGTCAATCCCTCGTACCGCAGCAGCTTCTTGCTCAAATCTTTATCCATGCAGACGCTGCTGGAAAGAACGCCGCTGCCAGTATACGGAATGCCCAGGGAGTCGAGTGTGCCCTGCACCGTCCCGTCTTCCCCGTATTGCCCGTGCAGGGCAAGTAAAGCCATATCGATGCCTTCGGTTTTGCTGATCAGCTCGCGTTTATCGTGAATCTCGATCGGATAAACCTCGTAGCGGTTTTTATCCAGATGCGCGATCATCTCTTTGCCGGTCATGAGCGAAACTTCCCGCTCGGATGATACGCCTCCCATGATGACGCCAACTTTCATGATGTAGACCTCCTAAAAAATTTCTTCAAGCTGATTGCCTATGCATCACTCCGCATGCGGATGATTCTTCCGATCTCTGTTGCAGCCCGTTTACACCAGCTTCCTTGCCGCCTCGCCGATGATGCGGATCCCCTTCTCGATGTTCTCATCGGAGACGCGGGAGAATCCGAGACGCATGGTGTGCTGGCCGCCGCCATCGGTAAAGAAAATGTCGCCCGGCGTGAATACCACGCCCTGGGCTGAGCAGGCTTCCAGCAGCTCCCGGGTCCGGATGTCGGGACCGAATTCAACGAACAGGTGAAGCCCGCCGTCACCGGACAACCGCTCCATCGGGAGCCATTCCTCGCAGCAGCGGATCGCAAGCTCATATTTTCGCTTGTACTCGGCCTTCGCTCTCTTTAAATATTTCTCGAAGTTGCCGTTGTACAAATATTGAAAGAGCAGGGACTGATCCAGGGTCGACGTATGAATGCTGCGGGCGCGCTTCACGCTTTCCAGATAATGAATCAGGGTCTTGTCGGCCAGCACCCATCCGACTCGCAGGCCGGGAAACAGAATCTTGGAGAAACTGCCTAAATAGATCACGCTGTTGTTCTCGCCGCCTGCACATGCAACGAGAGGCGCGATGTGTGAGCCCGAATAGCGCAGCTCTTCGTTGAAACCATCTTCAATAACGGGAATTTCGAACTCATTCAGCAGTCGGAGCGCTTCCAGCCTCTTCTGGTGAGACATGACGATTCCTGTAGGATTATGATAGGAAGGCACAAGGTAGGCCATGTCGTATGTCCGCTCCGACAGCTCGCGTGCGAGCCCTGTCAGGCTGATGCCGTCTGGCTCCATCTCGACGCCGGTAATGGCATACCCATGCATTTTAAAATTTTTAATGGCTGTATGATGAGTTGGATTCTCGCACAGAATGCGGCCATGCCCTTTGTTCAGGGCGGATAGCACCAGACTTAAACCTTCCGTAAAACCATTAGTGATCAGCATATCCTTACCTTGAATATTCACGCCCTTGTTCTCCATATAACGGAGGAGGTAATCGATAAGGGGTTTATAACCCTTGGCGTAACCGTAGTTAAGAAGTACATCACCTTCAAGCGACATTCGGTCCAGAAATGCGCGCTTGACATTTGGCAGATCGAACAGCTTCTCATCGGGGGCGATGCTGGTAAAAGATATAGAGCCCTTCTCAGCGCGGATGCCGTGTTTCATCAAATCATTGGCTTCCGCAAGCCTGGCATATTCGTTCAGGCGAGGCCCCCAATCCAGCCGTTTGCCTTCGGGCTGCATGGGTGCTCCGCTGATCGAAGGGACAACAAAGTGCCCTTGCCCTTTAACCGCATAGATATAGCCTTCGTCCTCCAAATCCGAGTATGCGCTCAGCACCGTATTACGGCCCACTCGAAACAGCGCGCTTAGCTCACGCGTGGAGGGGAGCTTCTGATCGGCTTGCAGCGCCCCGGTTGTCATCAAGCGCTTCATGTAATCCTTGACTTGAATATACGCCGGGCGGTCATTCGCCAACTTGAAATCCAAATACATCGTTCATTTCCCCCTTGCTCTAATGATGGCATAATTTCGGCGGCACCACTAGAACCACAGCAGGCCTCTTTCGCCTCGGGCGTGGTTTGCCGATAATCTTGGCAGAACCCAGGCTATGTCATCTCTAGGATCGGACTGCCCTTTGCGCCGATATACCTGAATACATGCACTTTCTCTTTATCATGGAACCATACGAGGTCATGCACAAGCAAGAAAGAACATGCTTGGTATTCATCTGGCGAGAAAAACAAATCGTGATGCAAATCAAAACGGCCCCACCTTCTCAAAGGAAGATGGGGCCGTTTTTGCATAGAATTTATGCGGTCTGATTGACCATGATGAATAGGCTTTATATGTCGTAAGCGCAGGTGCGGTTACTTCACAACCAAACTTTCCTTGATCTTCTCGTTGATCCACTGCCGCTTCGACAGCAGCCACTCCTGCTCCCTCGGATACGCCTTAAAGGTGATCGGCTCGTCAAGCCCTTCCTCCAGCGCCTGGAGCACAGCCTCCCTGCCGATCTGCGTCTCCAGCAGCTGAAGCGCTCTCAAATCCTGAAGCGCTTCCTGAAATACCTTCAGCCGAATGGATTCGATCGGTCCTTCCTCGCCTGGGTATACCACGAAAGCATCCCCGGAAGGAAAACCGCAATCCGCATCCGTCACCTTGAACGGGTCAATGGCGCGCTTCGAGTATTGCGAATTCCAAAAGTTATATCCCCAGTGGAGAAATCCCTCGATGTTAAACTTATACAGTTGAATCCCGATGATCCGGTTTCTTGCCGAGGGCAGATTGAAGAAGCGGTTGGACACTTCCTTGTACTGGGAACAGCAATAATAGGTCCACAGCGGCGTTACCTCCTGATCCAGGAAAGGCTCGATGTGGTTGCTTGCAGGAATCGGGTGCTTCACAAGGCCTTCCTCATAAAACGAAATATCGGAGAGCGCGTCGATGATCGGGTAATCCGGCAGCAGCTCGTTCATCAACCGGCTTGCATGACCGTAAGCCTCCAGATGGGACACGGACGGCTCATCGGAAACATGGAAATAGCAGCGCTGCTTAAGTCCCCGGCCTTCAATCCAGCCGGTCAGGGCCGGTATGAATTGTCTGATGAAGGCATGATACTGTTCTCCTGTCGCATCCGTCTCCCATCCGAACAGCTTCTCGGGCTTTCCGTTCACATTAGCGATAATCTTCGGCGCATGCCCGGCTCCCCACTGGGTAAAAAGATGCGAGAATTCCAGGTACTGAATCCCATTAGAATCACACAGGTCTGCCCACCGGTCCAGCTTATCAAACCCAAATGCATACGCTCCATCCGGTGTTACGGCGACGTCAACCAGCTGCACCGTTGGCCGTTCTCCCCCCACTTCCGTATCCAGCGGAGGCGTAAATAATGGGGTCAGGATCATATTGATGCCATTCTGAGCGGCGGTCTGCATAAACTGACCGATCAACGCCCAGTGCCGTTCACTAAATATCTCCGCCTCGTAGTAGTTCGCCAAACAATCGGCATGGAACCATTCCGTATGAATCAGCGTCTGGTCCGGCAAGGTTGCCGGTATCACTTCGAGCGTGAACACCTCTTCTCCTAGCGACTCCCCTGACTCCGCTTCAAAACGGATCCGGATTTCATATGTACCGCCCTTGATCTCACCCTCAGGCTGTACCGTAAACCACAGACTTCTCCACTGGTTCGGGCATCCGGTTACTACAGGCTCTGATGCCAGAGGCAGCAACGGGTCCGGATACAGCCCGGGGGCAGCTCTTAAGATAAACTCGTCATGATCATGATACGTAGGCAGCTCCGATGGAACCAGGCCTACAGAACGGATGGTAATCCGTTCACTCAATGATGATTGCAGATGAACCCGGATGTTTTTTAACAAACGATTGGAACGGTATGCAACTTGAAACGAGTACGTCTCATTGCCAAACGAAGACCCTCTGTCATACGAGGCCTGGGACAGTTCTTCGTCGGCAAATACTTTGGACAAAGAGCTTAACAGCCGGGTCTCAAATGATACGGAATGGCTCATGCAGGTTACATCCTCTCTACAATGAAATGGGATACTTTCACGTACATCTTACACTAATCTGGATGGAACGGAAGGTAAATTTTGCGTTTTCGAAAAAAAGGAGCCACCGCCTTTTTGCGATGGCCGCCTTATTATGGCACCATACCGAAATTTCTGCCGAATGTTAGAATTCTTTCACCAATCCGTCGAACTCCGATATATTTCAAAGCCGGACAGACGCGGACACCATCTCGATTCCAAAATCGTAAGCCGGATATATTGAGCCCGTACAGCGGGAAAGCGGCAGATGCGTTTGCGCCCGATTACCGTCCCGGATTGAATCGTGTGCCAGTTCCCGTTTTCCATATATTCAAGCTCGAAGCGCTCGATCCGCTGCCCATACCGGTATTCAGCCAATACGATATGATCAAAATCGATCGCCCGCCCGAGGTCCAGCTCAATCACGGCGTATTCCGTGCCCTCCTCAGGGCTCCAATACGTATCCTTGCTGCCA
This Paenibacillus sp. JZ16 DNA region includes the following protein-coding sequences:
- a CDS encoding sugar phosphate isomerase/epimerase family protein codes for the protein MSKPIMPNKIGVIVDSFRVGVRDGLLKAREVGADGVQIYAVHGEMDPANLSASARKELKDYIDSLGLEISALVGDLGGHGFQDPAENAAKIEKSKRIMELGLELGTNIITTHIGIVPQDHNSRVYETMHKACLELSTFAKSMDAFFAIETGPEPSAHLKSFLDGLGSNGVSVNFDPANMVMVTGDDPVQGVYNLKDYIVHTHAKDGIKLADYIDPRDVYGDFGYEAPALDHDKIADMAESGEKFREVPLGEGGVNWNAYLQALKDIGYTGYLTIEREVKANPEADIKLAVDFLKTFRA
- a CDS encoding Gfo/Idh/MocA family protein; protein product: MLKIGILGFGFMGRMHFDNYVRLAEEGADIQLVAICDLRIDELKDSKANGNMATERDVYDLEPYHLYEHVDKMLEHEELDIVDVCLPTYLHADMSCMLLERGIHVMCEKPVAGSSEEAWRMVKTAERTGKTLMIGQCLRFWPAYEYLKECVEDGRYGSIVAGEFFRGSEPPQGWFLEGDKSGGCITDMHVHDVDMIHWLMGKPERVSTFAKTMIKGSSYDIVSTHYSFPDGKVINAHADWTLHGEHGFYMGYRVNLEEATLVFENNELKVYPEDAPGFTAELSDDSGYYRELRYFIEHVAQGEPVTVCTPESAAGSLEIIEAEIRSARANGALETVSGKQVVS
- a CDS encoding sugar phosphate isomerase/epimerase family protein — protein: MKKGINIWSFSGDASISDCIRLAKEAGFEGIELSLNQTGELGLQAGDKEVQAITEQLKEADLDIAGLATGLYWEYPMTSDDPAVREKAMDICKKQLELASAFGVDAILVIPGAVGVDFVPGSAVIDYEYAYERAQESIRKLVPYAESAGVAIAIENVWNKFLLSPLELRTFIDEIGSEYVGSYFDVGNVVHNGYPEHWIRILGERIKKVHFKDYRRQAGGLHGFVDLLAGDVNYPAVVEALRLIGYDNYVTAEMIPAYTHYSEQIIFNTSNAMDAILGRTPTLRKPDARQHQGQS
- a CDS encoding helix-turn-helix transcriptional regulator — protein: MDLNFPIKREAPFREWSPCIHYAQFQRMATGSLPQRRLYDFELLYVYQGEAATTMYGNRYRIEAGQLIFLPSGVYHQNEVVSHPDARFLGIHFDFFDELDIQTEADMIVNEAVLDPNKFAHEAVSSAFPPLSSRVIYTPPLPCVQMMERIVEEFTLRPAGYELACKGLMLDVLVQLLRTHPSQALTETSPHDAKLIELMSQIEKTPAKDWSNKVIAEHLMLSPDHTAKLFKRFAGMPPSEFVQSVRHREARRLLRESDISIEAVGEGVGYPDIHYFSRIFRRLEGITATDYRKLSRIL
- a CDS encoding aminotransferase class I/II-fold pyridoxal phosphate-dependent enzyme; this translates as MNPTSSFLTSTVQVLPPSGIRQFFNAAEADDDVISLGVGEPDFVTPACAIEACKRALDHGRTMYTPNEGLMELREEIAKYLDTGFQLQYEPSREILVTVGGSEAIDLTLRALISPGDEIIIPVPGYVAYAPLVQLNGGTVVELELSAEHKFKLTAAALQKLITPRTKAIVVNFPSNPTGAVMTYEDWLPIARLAVTHNLVVISDEMYAELTYGCTHTSIASLPRMRERTIVIGGFSKAFAMTGWRVGYLCGDSRLVGAMVKIHQYTALCAPIMGQIAALECLRNGLGDRDVMKQAYDERRRMFVQGLNDIGLSCRDPQGAFYAFPSISGTGLGSQQFAERLLREAKVAVVPGHVFGAGGEGFIRCSYAASPDRLSEALDRMDRWLRTHAGADHGLHTLQNS
- a CDS encoding D-alanine--D-alanine ligase translates to MKVGVIMGGVSSEREVSLMTGKEMIAHLDKNRYEVYPIEIHDKRELISKTEGIDMALLALHGQYGEDGTVQGTLDSLGIPYTGSGVLSSSVCMDKDLSKKLLRYEGLTTADWIMVSSMEELAAADVKVLGYPVVVKPNAGGSSVGTRIVRDAAALASAVEEALRWDRSVMIEQMIEGEEITCPVLNGEMLPIVSIKPNSEFFDYTSKYEEGEADEQVIELPAKLQERVRTAALQCYKALKCSVYARIDIILKEEIPYILEVNTLPGLTKNSLLPRSAEAAGYSFSGLLDAIIETSLSERKSEGKE
- a CDS encoding aminotransferase-like domain-containing protein; translated protein: MYLDFKLANDRPAYIQVKDYMKRLMTTGALQADQKLPSTRELSALFRVGRNTVLSAYSDLEDEGYIYAVKGQGHFVVPSISGAPMQPEGKRLDWGPRLNEYARLAEANDLMKHGIRAEKGSISFTSIAPDEKLFDLPNVKRAFLDRMSLEGDVLLNYGYAKGYKPLIDYLLRYMENKGVNIQGKDMLITNGFTEGLSLVLSALNKGHGRILCENPTHHTAIKNFKMHGYAITGVEMEPDGISLTGLARELSERTYDMAYLVPSYHNPTGIVMSHQKRLEALRLLNEFEIPVIEDGFNEELRYSGSHIAPLVACAGGENNSVIYLGSFSKILFPGLRVGWVLADKTLIHYLESVKRARSIHTSTLDQSLLFQYLYNGNFEKYLKRAKAEYKRKYELAIRCCEEWLPMERLSGDGGLHLFVEFGPDIRTRELLEACSAQGVVFTPGDIFFTDGGGQHTMRLGFSRVSDENIEKGIRIIGEAARKLV
- a CDS encoding DUF4091 domain-containing protein is translated as MSHSVSFETRLLSSLSKVFADEELSQASYDRGSSFGNETYSFQVAYRSNRLLKNIRVHLQSSLSERITIRSVGLVPSELPTYHDHDEFILRAAPGLYPDPLLPLASEPVVTGCPNQWRSLWFTVQPEGEIKGGTYEIRIRFEAESGESLGEEVFTLEVIPATLPDQTLIHTEWFHADCLANYYEAEIFSERHWALIGQFMQTAAQNGINMILTPLFTPPLDTEVGGERPTVQLVDVAVTPDGAYAFGFDKLDRWADLCDSNGIQYLEFSHLFTQWGAGHAPKIIANVNGKPEKLFGWETDATGEQYHAFIRQFIPALTGWIEGRGLKQRCYFHVSDEPSVSHLEAYGHASRLMNELLPDYPIIDALSDISFYEEGLVKHPIPASNHIEPFLDQEVTPLWTYYCCSQYKEVSNRFFNLPSARNRIIGIQLYKFNIEGFLHWGYNFWNSQYSKRAIDPFKVTDADCGFPSGDAFVVYPGEEGPIESIRLKVFQEALQDLRALQLLETQIGREAVLQALEEGLDEPITFKAYPREQEWLLSKRQWINEKIKESLVVK